The following coding sequences lie in one Burkholderia cepacia genomic window:
- the rlmH gene encoding 23S rRNA (pseudouridine(1915)-N(3))-methyltransferase RlmH produces MKLFILAVGHKMPGWIASGFDEYTKRMPPELRIELREIKPELRSGGRSAESVMAAERQKIEAALPKGARLVALDERGRDWTTMQLAQALPGWQQDGRDVAFVIGGADGLDPELKARADVLLRISSMTLPHGMVRVLLAEQLYRAWSITQNHPYHRA; encoded by the coding sequence ATGAAGCTTTTCATCCTTGCGGTCGGCCACAAGATGCCGGGCTGGATCGCATCCGGCTTCGACGAATACACGAAGCGGATGCCGCCGGAACTGCGCATCGAGTTGCGCGAGATCAAGCCCGAACTCCGTTCGGGTGGCCGCAGCGCCGAAAGCGTGATGGCGGCCGAGCGGCAGAAGATCGAGGCGGCGCTGCCGAAAGGCGCGCGCCTCGTCGCGCTCGACGAGCGCGGCCGCGACTGGACCACGATGCAGCTCGCCCAGGCACTGCCCGGCTGGCAGCAGGACGGCCGCGACGTCGCGTTCGTGATCGGCGGCGCCGACGGGCTCGATCCGGAGCTGAAAGCGCGCGCCGACGTGCTGCTGCGCATCTCGAGCATGACGCTGCCGCACGGGATGGTGCGCGTGCTGCTCGCCGAACAGCTTTACCGGGCGTGGAGCATCACGCAGAATCACCCCTACCACCGCGCATGA
- the rsfS gene encoding ribosome silencing factor, translating into MDIRKLQRVIVDALEDVKAQDIKVFNTSHLTELFDRVVVASGTSNRQTKALASSVRDKVKEAGGDIVSSEGEDTGEWVLVDCGDAVVHILQPALRQYYNLEEIWGDKPVRMKLGGGKGPNGFATASEDEEEDEETAPARPARKTAARRR; encoded by the coding sequence ATGGATATTCGCAAACTGCAGCGCGTGATCGTCGACGCCCTCGAAGACGTCAAGGCGCAAGACATCAAGGTGTTCAACACCAGCCACCTGACCGAACTGTTCGACCGCGTGGTCGTCGCTTCGGGCACGTCCAACCGCCAGACCAAGGCCCTCGCGTCAAGCGTGCGCGACAAGGTCAAGGAAGCCGGCGGCGACATCGTCAGCTCCGAAGGCGAAGACACCGGTGAATGGGTGCTGGTCGATTGCGGCGACGCGGTCGTGCACATCCTGCAGCCGGCCCTGCGCCAGTACTACAACCTCGAGGAAATCTGGGGCGACAAGCCGGTGCGGATGAAGCTCGGCGGCGGCAAGGGCCCGAACGGCTTTGCAACGGCCAGCGAAGACGAAGAGGAAGACGAGGAAACCGCGCCCGCACGCCCGGCACGCAAGACGGCCGCCCGCCGCCGTTAA
- a CDS encoding PRC-barrel domain-containing protein has product MSGGLPFPASRKSLPSSTVFLILAAVALLSGCGLLPVQNPPAPISEALVEPVEETAGEPLTMPPVPAPTQPEAPEAPKKPHREVTRPKPVQRPETPTPPPPPPAPIVATRPLDRTQIHALLDSEVARRNGKVIGRAVDMVTDASGKPREMIVNLQGFMGVGDRKVIFPWDVFRFTPGGKQEPIVLDVPSGDLPPAARPKAVPLSGSAAASPATRLPMLDSDVERPNGTKIGRIVDVLIDRAAQPQAVVLDLGGLVNTDRRSIAASWGALRFVTRDKALHPQLDLSDAQIKASPPYAADKPVVAVFPPVAPAPASSASATR; this is encoded by the coding sequence ATGAGCGGCGGACTCCCGTTTCCCGCATCCCGCAAGTCGTTGCCGTCCTCGACGGTCTTCCTGATCCTCGCCGCCGTCGCGTTGCTGTCCGGCTGCGGGCTGCTGCCGGTCCAGAACCCGCCCGCGCCGATCAGCGAGGCGCTCGTCGAGCCCGTCGAGGAAACCGCCGGCGAACCGCTGACGATGCCACCCGTGCCGGCGCCGACGCAACCGGAGGCGCCGGAAGCGCCGAAGAAGCCGCACCGCGAAGTGACGCGGCCGAAACCCGTGCAGCGCCCCGAAACACCGACGCCGCCACCGCCTCCGCCCGCGCCGATCGTCGCGACGCGCCCGCTCGACCGCACCCAGATCCATGCGCTGCTCGACAGCGAGGTCGCGCGCCGCAACGGCAAGGTGATCGGCCGCGCAGTCGACATGGTGACCGACGCGAGCGGCAAGCCGCGCGAGATGATCGTCAACCTGCAGGGCTTCATGGGCGTCGGCGACCGCAAGGTCATCTTCCCGTGGGACGTGTTCCGCTTCACGCCGGGCGGCAAACAGGAGCCGATCGTGCTCGACGTGCCGTCGGGCGACCTGCCGCCGGCCGCGCGGCCGAAGGCCGTGCCGCTGTCGGGCTCCGCCGCGGCCTCGCCCGCGACACGGCTGCCGATGCTCGACAGCGATGTCGAGCGCCCGAACGGCACGAAGATCGGCCGCATCGTCGACGTGCTGATCGACCGCGCCGCGCAGCCGCAGGCTGTCGTGCTCGACCTCGGCGGCCTCGTCAATACCGACCGCCGTTCGATTGCCGCGAGCTGGGGCGCGCTGCGCTTCGTCACGCGCGACAAGGCGCTGCACCCGCAACTGGACCTGAGCGACGCACAGATCAAGGCGTCGCCACCCTACGCGGCCGACAAGCCGGTCGTCGCGGTCTTCCCGCCCGTTGCCCCGGCCCCGGCTTCATCTGCGAGTGCCACCCGATGA
- a CDS encoding YebC/PmpR family DNA-binding transcriptional regulator: MAGHSKWANIKHKKAAADAKRGKIWTRLIKEIQVAARLGGGDVNSNPRLRLAVDKAADANMPKDNVKRAIDRGVGGADGANYEEIRYEGYGISGAAIIVDTLTDNRTRTVAEVRHAFSKFGGNMGTDGSVAFMFDHVGQFLFAPGTSEDALMEAALEAGANDVNTNDDGSIEVLCDWQAFSAVKDALEAAGFKAELAEVTMKPQNEVEFTGDDAAKMQKLLDALENLDDVQDVYTNAVIIEE, from the coding sequence ATGGCTGGTCATTCGAAATGGGCCAACATCAAGCATAAGAAGGCAGCGGCCGACGCGAAGCGCGGCAAGATCTGGACCCGTCTGATCAAGGAAATCCAGGTCGCGGCGCGCCTCGGCGGCGGCGATGTCAACTCGAACCCGCGCCTGCGTCTCGCGGTCGACAAGGCGGCCGACGCGAACATGCCGAAGGACAACGTCAAGCGCGCGATCGATCGCGGCGTCGGCGGCGCGGACGGCGCGAACTACGAAGAAATCCGTTACGAAGGCTACGGCATCAGCGGCGCGGCGATCATCGTCGACACGCTGACCGACAACCGCACGCGTACGGTCGCGGAAGTTCGCCACGCATTCTCGAAGTTCGGCGGCAACATGGGCACCGACGGCTCGGTCGCGTTCATGTTCGATCACGTCGGCCAGTTCCTGTTCGCGCCCGGCACGTCGGAAGACGCGCTGATGGAAGCCGCGCTCGAAGCCGGCGCGAACGACGTGAACACGAACGACGACGGCTCGATCGAAGTGCTGTGCGACTGGCAGGCATTCTCGGCGGTGAAGGACGCGCTCGAAGCCGCCGGCTTCAAGGCCGAACTCGCCGAAGTGACGATGAAGCCGCAGAACGAAGTCGAGTTCACCGGTGACGACGCGGCGAAGATGCAGAAGCTCCTGGACGCGCTCGAGAACCTCGACGACGTGCAGGACGTGTATACGAACGCCGTCATCATCGAGGAATGA
- the rng gene encoding ribonuclease G: MNEEILINLTPQETRVALVQQGSVQELHVERTLSRGRVGNIYLGKVVRVLPGMQSAFIDIGLERAAFLHVADIWHPRLAGEPQSGAPHQPIEKIVFEGQTLMVQVIKDPIGTKGARLSTQVSIAGRTLVYLPQEPHIGISQKIESEAEREAVRARLTAVIPPDEKGGYIVRTIAEDATSDELAGDVTYLRKTWATIVGQAQRLPATSLLYQDLDLAQRVLRDFANDDTTRIQVDSRETYQRLAEFAGEFTPAVSPKVHHYTGERPLFDLYNIETEIQRALSRRVDLKSGGYLMIDQTEAMTTIDVNTGGYVGARNFDDTIFKTNLEAAHTIARQLRLRNLGGIIIIDFIDMENAEHRDAVLSELKKALSRDRTRVTVNGFSQLGLVEMTRKRTRESLAHVLCEPCPTCQGKGQVKTSRTVCYDILREILRESRQFNPREFRVIAAQQVIDLFLDEESQHLAMLIDFIGKPVSLQVESNLSQEQYDIVLM, from the coding sequence ATGAACGAAGAAATCCTGATCAACCTCACGCCGCAGGAAACGCGGGTCGCACTCGTCCAGCAAGGCTCGGTGCAGGAGCTTCACGTCGAGCGCACGCTGTCGCGCGGGCGGGTCGGCAACATCTATCTCGGCAAGGTCGTGCGCGTGCTGCCCGGCATGCAGTCGGCGTTCATCGACATCGGCCTCGAGCGTGCGGCATTCCTGCACGTCGCCGACATCTGGCATCCGCGCCTCGCGGGCGAGCCGCAGTCGGGCGCGCCGCACCAGCCGATCGAGAAGATCGTGTTCGAGGGCCAGACGCTGATGGTCCAGGTGATCAAGGATCCGATCGGCACGAAGGGCGCGCGGCTGTCGACGCAGGTCAGTATCGCGGGCCGCACGCTCGTCTACCTGCCGCAGGAGCCGCATATCGGCATCTCGCAGAAGATCGAGAGCGAAGCCGAACGCGAAGCCGTGCGTGCGCGCCTGACGGCCGTGATCCCGCCGGACGAGAAAGGCGGCTACATCGTGCGCACGATCGCCGAGGATGCGACTTCCGACGAACTGGCCGGCGACGTCACGTACCTGCGCAAGACCTGGGCGACGATCGTCGGGCAGGCGCAGCGGCTGCCGGCGACGAGCCTGCTGTACCAGGATCTCGATCTCGCGCAGCGCGTGCTGCGCGATTTCGCGAACGACGACACGACGCGCATCCAGGTCGATTCGCGCGAGACGTACCAGCGCCTCGCGGAATTCGCGGGCGAGTTCACGCCGGCCGTGAGCCCGAAAGTGCACCACTACACCGGCGAGCGGCCGCTGTTCGACCTGTACAACATCGAGACGGAGATCCAGCGCGCGCTGTCGCGCCGCGTCGACCTGAAATCGGGCGGTTACCTGATGATCGACCAGACCGAGGCGATGACGACGATCGACGTGAACACGGGCGGCTACGTCGGCGCGCGCAACTTCGACGACACGATCTTCAAGACCAACCTCGAGGCCGCGCACACGATCGCGCGGCAGCTGCGGCTGCGCAACCTCGGCGGGATCATCATCATCGACTTCATCGACATGGAGAACGCCGAGCATCGCGACGCGGTGCTGTCCGAGTTGAAGAAGGCGCTGTCGCGCGACCGCACGCGCGTGACGGTCAACGGCTTCTCGCAGCTCGGGCTCGTCGAGATGACGCGCAAGCGCACGCGCGAATCGCTCGCGCACGTGCTGTGCGAGCCGTGCCCGACCTGCCAGGGCAAGGGCCAGGTGAAGACGTCGCGCACCGTGTGCTACGACATCCTGCGCGAGATCCTGCGTGAGTCGCGGCAGTTCAACCCGCGCGAATTCCGCGTGATCGCCGCGCAGCAGGTGATCGACCTGTTCCTCGACGAAGAGTCGCAGCATCTCGCGATGCTGATCGACTTCATCGGCAAGCCGGTATCGCTGCAGGTCGAATCGAATTTGAGTCAGGAGCAGTACGATATCGTGCTGATGTAA
- the hemF gene encoding oxygen-dependent coproporphyrinogen oxidase, with protein MTDSTYDVARVRTYLQGLQTRIADALGALDGTPLATDTWQRGPAERLRGGGCTRILEGGRVFERAGIGFSDVAGDALPPSASAARPQLAGRGFEALGVSLVLHPRNPYCPTVHMNVRMLIATKPGEEPVFWFGGGMDLTPVYGFEDDARHFHQTCKDALDPFGAELYPRFKKWCDEYFFLKHRNEMRGIGGIFFDDFSEPGFERSFDMMQSVGDAFLQAYLPIVERRAELPYGERERDFQAYRRGRYVEFNLVFDRGTLFGLQSGGRTESILMSMPPAANWRYNWQPEPGTPEARLYTDFIVPRDWV; from the coding sequence ATGACCGATTCGACCTACGACGTAGCGCGCGTGCGCACGTACCTCCAGGGCCTGCAGACACGCATCGCCGATGCGCTCGGCGCGCTCGACGGCACGCCGCTCGCGACCGACACGTGGCAGCGCGGGCCGGCCGAACGCCTGCGCGGCGGCGGCTGCACGCGGATCCTCGAAGGCGGCCGCGTGTTCGAACGCGCGGGGATCGGCTTTTCCGACGTCGCGGGCGATGCGCTGCCGCCGTCGGCGAGCGCGGCGCGCCCGCAGCTCGCGGGCCGCGGCTTCGAGGCGCTCGGCGTGTCGCTCGTGCTGCACCCGCGCAATCCGTACTGCCCGACCGTCCACATGAACGTGCGGATGCTGATCGCGACGAAACCGGGCGAGGAGCCCGTGTTCTGGTTCGGCGGCGGCATGGATCTGACACCCGTTTACGGTTTCGAGGACGACGCGCGGCATTTCCACCAGACCTGCAAGGATGCGCTCGACCCGTTCGGCGCCGAGCTCTACCCGCGCTTCAAGAAATGGTGCGACGAGTATTTCTTCCTGAAGCACCGCAACGAAATGCGCGGCATCGGCGGGATCTTCTTCGACGATTTCTCGGAGCCCGGTTTCGAACGCTCGTTTGACATGATGCAAAGCGTCGGCGACGCGTTCCTGCAGGCCTACCTGCCGATCGTCGAGCGCCGCGCCGAGCTGCCGTACGGCGAGCGCGAGCGCGACTTCCAGGCGTATCGCCGCGGCCGTTACGTCGAATTCAACCTCGTGTTCGACCGCGGCACGCTGTTCGGCCTGCAAAGCGGCGGCCGGACCGAGTCGATCCTGATGTCGATGCCGCCGGCCGCGAACTGGCGCTATAACTGGCAGCCCGAGCCGGGCACGCCTGAAGCGCGCCTGTACACCGACTTCATCGTGCCGCGCGACTGGGTCTGA
- a CDS encoding collagen-like triple helix repeat-containing protein: MTTPTINQAGLRMIMIATGVAALMSLSACGGSGSLSQGTGGGGSGSGDTTATTGGTGNGSGGTSANAVGQTTAASSNVVTAAGSTVSGVGTVIAGQSLPGTNAATTQGLGTVVQDAGAAVTTLGTGIGSGLGQLGASSNPVGTTVASTGGVVTNLGDAVAATGGVVSSLGASGSALAPLAPVTSPVGGAITTLGNTIAGGGATLGTQLSTGPVAQVTGAASSAITPITTTVGSVTQTVAASTPLGAPLTNLVTTVGNGVANVGTTIAKTGGNPVTTGVGNVVTATGNTVATAGTTLLGGGGAATNPLAPVTGLLSTGALGGATGGSSPAGALTSAVGAVTGAVSGAAGGSPVAGLTGGTGTGALSKAGGGVLAPVTTTLGSLVK; encoded by the coding sequence ATGACTACGCCGACCATCAATCAAGCAGGACTCCGAATGATCATGATCGCGACGGGCGTTGCGGCGCTGATGTCGCTGTCCGCCTGCGGCGGCTCCGGCTCGCTGAGCCAGGGCACCGGCGGCGGCGGATCGGGTTCGGGCGACACGACCGCGACGACCGGCGGCACGGGCAACGGCTCCGGCGGCACGTCGGCGAATGCGGTCGGCCAGACGACCGCGGCATCGAGCAACGTCGTGACGGCCGCGGGCAGCACCGTATCGGGCGTCGGCACGGTGATCGCGGGCCAGTCGCTGCCCGGCACGAACGCGGCGACCACCCAGGGGCTCGGCACCGTCGTGCAGGACGCCGGCGCGGCCGTCACGACGCTCGGCACCGGCATCGGATCGGGGCTCGGCCAGCTCGGTGCGTCGTCGAATCCGGTCGGCACGACGGTCGCGAGCACGGGCGGCGTGGTCACGAACCTCGGCGACGCGGTCGCCGCGACCGGCGGGGTCGTGTCGAGCCTGGGCGCCAGCGGCTCGGCACTGGCCCCGCTCGCCCCCGTGACGTCGCCCGTCGGCGGCGCGATCACGACGCTCGGCAATACGATCGCGGGTGGCGGCGCAACGCTCGGCACGCAACTGTCGACCGGCCCTGTCGCACAGGTCACGGGCGCCGCCAGTTCGGCGATCACGCCGATCACGACGACGGTCGGGTCGGTCACGCAGACCGTCGCAGCGAGCACGCCGCTCGGCGCGCCGCTCACGAACCTCGTGACGACGGTCGGCAACGGCGTCGCGAACGTCGGCACGACGATCGCGAAGACCGGCGGCAATCCGGTCACGACCGGCGTCGGCAACGTGGTGACGGCAACCGGCAATACGGTGGCCACGGCCGGCACGACGCTGCTCGGCGGCGGCGGTGCCGCAACGAATCCGCTCGCGCCGGTCACGGGGCTCCTGTCGACGGGTGCACTGGGCGGCGCGACGGGCGGCAGCAGCCCGGCAGGCGCGCTCACGTCGGCCGTCGGCGCCGTGACGGGCGCCGTATCGGGCGCGGCCGGCGGCTCGCCCGTCGCGGGATTGACGGGCGGCACCGGCACCGGTGCGCTCTCGAAGGCGGGTGGCGGCGTGCTCGCTCCGGTCACGACGACGCTCGGCTCGCTGGTCAAATAA
- the purD gene encoding phosphoribosylamine--glycine ligase — MKLLVVGSGGREHALAWKLAQSPRVQMVYVAPGNGGTAQDERLKNVDITALDELADFAESEGVAFTLVGPEAPLAAGIVNLFRARGLKVFGPTREAAQLESSKDFAKAFMKRHGIPTAEYETFSDVAAAHAYIDAKGAPIVVKADGLAAGKGVVVAMTLEEAHAAVDMMLSGNKLGDAGARVVIEEFLDGEEASFIVMVDGKHALALASSQDHKRLLDEDRGPNTGGMGAYSPAPIVTPQMHARVMREIIMPTVRGMEKDGIRFTGFLYAGLMIDKEGNPRTLEFNCRMGDPETQPIMARLKSDFSKIVEQAIAGTLDTVELDWDRRTALGVVLAAHGYPDAPRKGDRINGIPAETEQAMTFHAGTTLGDGDKLTTSGGRVLCVVGLADSVREAQQHAYDTINQINFEGMQYRRDIGFRALNRKSV; from the coding sequence ATGAAACTACTCGTCGTCGGTTCCGGCGGCCGCGAACATGCGCTGGCGTGGAAGCTCGCGCAGTCGCCGCGCGTCCAGATGGTCTACGTCGCGCCCGGCAATGGCGGCACGGCGCAGGACGAGCGTCTGAAGAACGTCGATATCACGGCGCTCGACGAACTCGCCGATTTCGCGGAAAGCGAAGGCGTCGCGTTCACGCTCGTCGGGCCGGAAGCACCGCTCGCGGCCGGCATCGTCAACCTGTTCCGCGCACGCGGCCTGAAGGTCTTCGGCCCGACCCGCGAAGCCGCGCAGCTCGAAAGCTCGAAGGATTTCGCGAAGGCGTTCATGAAGCGCCACGGCATTCCGACGGCCGAGTACGAAACGTTCTCCGACGTAGCCGCCGCCCACGCGTACATCGACGCGAAGGGTGCGCCGATCGTCGTGAAGGCCGACGGCCTCGCGGCCGGCAAGGGCGTCGTCGTCGCGATGACGCTCGAAGAGGCGCATGCAGCGGTCGACATGATGCTGTCGGGCAACAAGCTGGGTGACGCCGGCGCGCGCGTCGTGATCGAGGAATTCCTCGACGGCGAGGAAGCGAGCTTCATCGTGATGGTCGACGGCAAGCACGCGCTGGCACTGGCTTCGAGCCAGGACCACAAGCGCCTGCTCGACGAAGACCGCGGCCCGAACACCGGCGGCATGGGCGCGTATTCGCCCGCGCCGATCGTCACGCCGCAGATGCACGCACGCGTGATGCGCGAGATCATCATGCCGACCGTGCGTGGCATGGAAAAGGACGGCATCCGCTTCACGGGCTTCCTGTACGCGGGCCTGATGATCGACAAGGAAGGCAATCCGCGCACGCTCGAGTTCAACTGCCGGATGGGCGACCCCGAAACGCAGCCGATCATGGCGCGCCTGAAGAGCGATTTCTCGAAGATCGTCGAGCAGGCGATCGCGGGCACGCTCGACACGGTCGAGCTCGACTGGGACCGCCGCACCGCACTCGGCGTCGTGCTGGCCGCGCACGGCTATCCGGACGCGCCGCGCAAGGGCGACCGCATCAACGGGATCCCGGCCGAGACCGAACAGGCCATGACGTTCCATGCGGGCACGACGCTCGGCGACGGCGACAAGCTGACGACGTCCGGCGGCCGCGTGCTGTGCGTGGTCGGCCTGGCCGATTCGGTGCGCGAAGCGCAGCAGCATGCATACGACACGATCAACCAGATCAATTTCGAAGGCATGCAGTACCGCCGCGACATCGGCTTCCGCGCGCTCAACCGCAAGAGCGTGTGA
- the upp gene encoding uracil phosphoribosyltransferase, protein MKQDSRFPNLFITDHPLIQHKLTHMRDKDTSTRTFRELLREITLLMGYEITRNLPITTKRVETPLVAVDAPVIAGKKLAIVPVLRAGIGMSDGLLDLVPSARVGHIGVYRAEDHRPVEYLVRLPDLEDRIFILCDPMVATGYSAVHAVDVLKRRNVPAANIMFVALVAAPEGVQVFQDAHPDVKLFVASLDSHLNEHAYIVPGLGDAGDRLFGTKN, encoded by the coding sequence CCAGCACAAGCTCACGCATATGCGCGACAAGGACACGTCCACGCGTACGTTCCGCGAGCTGCTGCGCGAGATCACGCTGCTGATGGGCTACGAGATCACCCGCAACCTGCCGATCACGACCAAGCGGGTCGAAACCCCGCTGGTGGCCGTCGACGCGCCCGTGATCGCAGGCAAGAAGCTCGCGATCGTGCCCGTGCTGCGCGCGGGCATCGGGATGTCGGACGGCCTGCTCGACCTGGTGCCGTCCGCGCGGGTCGGCCACATCGGCGTGTACCGCGCCGAGGACCACCGCCCGGTCGAGTACCTGGTGCGCCTGCCGGACCTGGAAGACCGCATCTTCATCCTGTGCGACCCGATGGTCGCGACCGGCTATTCGGCCGTGCATGCGGTCGACGTGCTCAAGCGCCGCAACGTGCCGGCCGCGAACATCATGTTCGTCGCGCTGGTTGCCGCGCCGGAAGGCGTCCAGGTGTTCCAGGACGCGCACCCCGACGTGAAGCTGTTCGTCGCGTCGCTCGATTCGCACCTGAACGAACACGCGTACATCGTGCCGGGCCTCGGCGACGCGGGCGACCGCCTGTTCGGCACCAAGAACTGA
- a CDS encoding nicotinate-nucleotide adenylyltransferase yields the protein MDTTARPAPLPRRIGLLGGTFDPIHDGHLALARRFAELLGLTELVLLPAGQPYQKRDVSAAEHRLAMTRAAAGSLSLPGVTVTVATDEIEHTGPTYTVETLARWRERIGPDASLSMLIGADQLVRLDTWRDWRKLFDHAHICVSTRPGFDLGTASPDVAREITARQAGADVLKATPAGHLLIDTTLSFDIAATDIRAHLRECIARHAQMPDASAEHVPAAVWAYILQHRLYHS from the coding sequence CTGGACACCACCGCCCGCCCCGCCCCGCTGCCGCGTCGTATCGGCTTGCTGGGCGGCACTTTCGACCCGATCCACGACGGCCATCTCGCGCTCGCGCGCCGGTTCGCCGAGCTGCTCGGCCTGACCGAACTCGTGCTGCTGCCCGCCGGGCAGCCGTACCAGAAGCGTGACGTGTCGGCCGCCGAGCATCGGCTCGCGATGACGCGCGCGGCCGCCGGCTCGCTGTCCCTGCCGGGCGTGACCGTGACCGTCGCCACCGACGAGATCGAGCACACCGGCCCGACGTACACGGTCGAGACGCTCGCGCGCTGGCGCGAGCGAATCGGCCCGGACGCGTCGCTGTCGATGCTGATCGGCGCCGACCAGCTCGTGCGGCTCGACACGTGGCGCGACTGGCGCAAGCTGTTCGACCACGCGCACATCTGCGTGTCGACGCGCCCGGGTTTCGACCTGGGCACGGCGTCGCCGGACGTTGCGCGGGAAATCACCGCGCGGCAGGCCGGTGCCGACGTGCTGAAGGCCACGCCGGCTGGCCACCTGCTGATCGATACGACCCTTTCGTTCGACATTGCCGCGACCGACATCCGCGCACACCTGCGCGAATGCATCGCACGCCATGCGCAAATGCCCGATGCGTCGGCCGAACATGTGCCGGCCGCCGTATGGGCCTATATTCTTCAACATCGCCTCTACCATTCCTGA
- a CDS encoding Maf family protein — MPSSTSPALFPTLYLASQSPRRQELLQQIGVRFELLLPRPDEDAEALEAEVPGEAADAYVRRVTVAKAEAARARLVASGKPAAPVLVADTTVTIDGAILGKPADAGDALAMLTRLAGREHAVLTAVAVIDAGGELLPPALSRSSVRFAAVSRDAYARYVETGEPFGKAGAYAIQGRAAEFIERIDGSHSGIMGLPLFETAALLRAARVAF; from the coding sequence ATGCCCTCCAGCACGTCCCCCGCGCTTTTCCCGACCCTTTACCTCGCTTCGCAAAGCCCGCGCCGCCAGGAGCTGCTGCAACAGATCGGCGTGCGCTTCGAATTGCTGCTGCCGCGCCCCGATGAGGACGCCGAAGCGCTCGAAGCGGAAGTGCCCGGCGAAGCCGCCGATGCGTACGTGCGGCGCGTGACCGTCGCGAAGGCCGAAGCCGCGCGTGCGCGCCTCGTCGCGAGCGGCAAGCCGGCCGCGCCGGTGCTGGTCGCCGACACGACCGTGACGATCGACGGCGCGATCCTCGGCAAGCCGGCCGACGCCGGCGACGCGCTCGCGATGCTCACGCGCCTCGCCGGCCGCGAACACGCGGTGCTGACCGCCGTCGCCGTGATCGATGCCGGCGGCGAACTACTGCCGCCCGCGCTGTCGCGCTCGTCGGTGCGCTTCGCGGCCGTGTCGCGCGACGCCTACGCCCGCTACGTCGAAACCGGCGAGCCGTTCGGCAAAGCCGGCGCGTATGCGATCCAGGGGCGCGCGGCAGAATTCATCGAGCGAATCGACGGTTCCCATTCAGGTATCATGGGTCTGCCCCTTTTTGAGACCGCGGCGCTGTTGCGCGCCGCGCGTGTCGCCTTCTGA
- a CDS encoding YggL family protein yields the protein MSQGHNRRQRKKLHIGEFQELAFNATAHYRNEMTDLGELIDAFIDFVEANGLLTVASADEGIGAYVISGAPRGTTTDADRELVRGWLAARPELTDVKVSEFTDAWYPDA from the coding sequence ATGAGCCAAGGCCACAACCGCCGCCAGCGCAAGAAACTCCACATCGGCGAATTCCAGGAACTCGCGTTCAATGCCACCGCGCATTACCGCAACGAAATGACCGACCTCGGCGAACTGATCGACGCGTTCATCGACTTCGTCGAAGCGAACGGACTGCTGACCGTCGCATCCGCGGACGAAGGCATCGGCGCCTATGTGATCTCCGGTGCACCGCGCGGCACGACGACCGACGCCGATCGCGAACTCGTGCGCGGGTGGCTGGCCGCCCGTCCGGAACTGACGGACGTCAAGGTCAGCGAATTCACCGACGCGTGGTATCCGGACGCCTGA